The genome window ATCAGCGGTCCCTCGACCCGGCTGCGCGAAACGAGAACGGCCGTCTTCCCGGCAAGGGCGTTTTTCGCGTCAAAGACATGCGTTTTTACAGGCTCCGTCCCTTGCGGCACCTGAACAAGGGGCAGGATCACCTGGAAGCACGCACCGGCACCTTGCGCTGCCGTAGCCGTGATCTCACCCCCCATAAGGCGCGCCAGCCGACGCGAGATCGAAAGGCCGAGACCGGCGCCGTCGAAGCGGCGGGCGGGACCATGGTCGATCTGTTCGAATTCCTCAAACAGCCGCTCGGCTTCGTCCGCAGAAAATCCGATGCCGGTGTCGCGGACGTTGATCGCCAGTTTGGGTGCCGTTTCGCCGAGGGGGTCGGACTTGCACTCCAGTGCGATCTCGACACCTCCCGTTTCCGTGAACTTCAGGCCGTTTCCAGCGAGATTGAACAGGATCTGTCTGAGCCGGACGGCGTCAACGACGAGCTTGCCCGGCAGTTCGGGTGCGACAAAACATGCGATTTCCAGGCCTTTCGCCTGGGCGCGCGGACTGAGGAGCTCCACGACGCTTTCCGCCAGCAGCGCGATATCTGTCGGTGCCGGCGCAAGATCGAGCCGGCCGGCCTCGATCTTCGACATGTCCAGCACCTCGCTGATCAGGAGCAGCAGGATTTCACCGGAACTCCGCACGGCATCGACATAACTGCGCTGTTCCGCGGTGAGGCGCGTGTCGCGCAACAGGCCCGCCATGCCGAGGATGCCGTTCAGCGGCGTGCGGATTTCGTGACTGACGGTCGCCAGAAAGCGGCTTTTGGAGGCGCTCGCGGTTTCGGCCTGATTGCGCGCGGCAACAAGGGCATCCTCAATTTGCCGTCTGTCAGTAACGTCGCGCAGGATCGTCTGGATCAGCGGTTCGCCGCTGCGCCCGTCCCGCACCGCGACGTCGCGGCGGGAGAACCAGCGCGGCCCGCTCGCGGATTCGATGCGAATGTCCGCATATCCGGCGGGCCCATGGTCGCCGGCCTGCGCATGAAGGGCGTCGATCCGTTCATCGGGAAAGAGTTTCAGCGCAGCATCATTGGCATAGACGACCTCGCCGCCTTCGCGCCATCGCGTCACGACATCGCCCAATGTGTCGAGCACGTCGCGGTGTCGGGCGTCGCTTTCCTTCAGGTGCCAGATTTCATCGCGGAGCGCTTCGTTTTCGGCGGAAAGGCGTGCAATCCGCGCCGACAGACCGTTCGTCTGGGCCTGCATCCGCGCCTGCACCAGGGCAACGGCGGCGAGCCCCATGCCGGCCAGGGCGAGAACGGTTCCGGCGACGACCTGGCGGGCGGCTTCCGGCACGATCCACATCACTGCCGCGGCGCCGGCAAGAAAACCGGCGGTGGCGATCGTTAGCGTGATTGCGCGCCGGAGCGCGCGCCCGGTCGGAACCGTTGGCTCGGCGTGGCCCGGGGCGTCGTCGTGGGTGTGCGGTTGATGCGCCCCGACGGATTGCCGGTGCCGCTCGGACGGGGCCTTGCGGTTGAGCGATTGCGGGGACACGAAACTCTACTCCCGATGACGCGCGGCGCGATTGGAAGCGTGAGTCTCGTCTGCAGAGATTGAAAAAACGTTTCCCGGGGTTGCCGACGTGTCAGGCAGCCTGACGGTCGAGGGCCGCGCCGCGGTAGCTCAGCGCCTCTGCGAGATGCAGACGCCCGACAGCTTCCTGCCCGTCGAGGTCCGCCAGCGTGCGCGCGACTTTCAGGACGCGGTGGTAACCGCGCGCGGACAGGCGCAGCGTTTCGGCCGCGCCCTGCAGGAGTTCCAGGCCCGCCCGGTCGGGTTTGGCGACCTCCTCGATCAGCCGCGGACCGGCCTGGGCGTTGGTGCGGGCGGGAGAGCCAAGCCTCAGGTAGCGTTCGCCCTGAATTTGACGCGCGGCGAGGACGCGGGCGGCCACGGCGGCGGAGCTTTCGGCGTTGTCCGGCCGGATCAGGTCGACGGCGGACAGGGCGGGGACGTCAATCCGCAGGTCGAGGCGATCCAGAAGCGGGCCGGAGAGCCGCCCCTGATACTCGCTGGCGCAGCGCGCGCCGCGCTTGCACACATGCCCCGGCTCTCCCGCGTGACCGCAGCGGCAGGGGTTCATCGCCGCGATCAGTTGCACGCGAGACGGATAGGTCGTGCGGTGATTGGCGCGCACGATCACGCTTTCGCCGCTTTCGAGCGGCTGGCGCAGGCCATCGAGCACCTGTGGCTGAAACTCCGGCAGTTCATCCAGGAAGAGAACGCCATTGTGCGCGAGCGAGACTTCGCCGGGTCGGGCACGCAAACCGCCGCCGACAAGGGCGGCCATCGAGGCGGAATGATGCGGCGCCCGGTAGGGCCTGCGTTCGGACAGACGGCCGTCGGAGAGTTCTCCGGCGATGGAGGCGATCATCGACACCTCCAGCAGTTCCCGAGGTGACAGCGGTGGCAGGATGGAGGGCAGCCGGCTTGCCAGCATGGACTTGCCTGCGCCAGGCGGCCCGATCATCAAGAGGTTGTGTCCGCCCGCGGCAGAAATCTCCAGCGCGCGTTTCGCGGTCTCCTGACCGCGCACCTCCGAAAGATCGGGCAGCGCGGCGGGGTCGGCCCTGAGCTTCGGGATCGGACGGGACAGCATCTGCGTTCCCTTGAAGTGATTGGCAAGCTGGATCAGCGAGGCGGGGGCGAGAATGTCCATTGCCTCGTCCGCCCAGGCGGCCTCCGGGCCGCAAGGCGCGGGGCAGATCAGGCCCTTGTCCGCCGTATTGGCGGCGATGGCCGCCGGGAGGACGCCCGCAACGGCGGAAATCGTGCCGTCCAGCGCCAGTTCGCCGAGCACCATGTAGCCGTCGAGGTCTGCGGCGGGAACGGCTCCCATCGCCGCCATCAGCGCGAGCGCGATCGGCAGGTCGAAATGCGACCCTTCCTTGGGAAGATCGGCCGGCGCAAGATTGACGGTGACGCGCTTGGCCGGAAGCGCCAGGCCCGAGGCAAGCAGCGCCGAGCGTACCCGCTCGCGGCTTTCGCCCACCGCCTTGTCGGGAAGCCCGACAATGGTAAAGGCGACCTGTCCGGGCCCGATCTGCACCTGGACGTCGACCGGCTTGGCCTCGATGCCCTGAAACGCCACCGTCGCGACGCGTGACACCATGTTCCACCCCTCCGCCCGCGCTTTGAAAATTGCAAATGAAAGAATTGCAACCTATCGCAACCAGGAAGGGTGCACAACCGCGCGCAGAACGCGGTTTCAGCCGTTATCGCTCAAGCGACGGTTGCGCATTTCGCCTCCACGTTGTCCCACAGGATGGCCGCGACGTCCGGTCCACCGAGTTTGGCGACCGCGCGGATGCCTGTCGGGGCCGTTACATTGATCTCCGTCAGGGAGCCGTCGATGACGTCGATCCCCACCAGGATCAGGCCTTTTTCGCGAAGCGACGGGCCTAGCCTTGCACAGATCTCGCGTTCGCGTTCAGTGAGGTCGGCCTCACGCGCCGCGCCGCCGCGCACCATGTTGGAGCGCAGGTCGCCCGCCTGCGGGACCCGGTTCACGGCGCCCGCGAACTGACCGTTGACGAGCAGGATGCGCTTGTCTCCCTTGTCGACGTTGGGGAGAAACCGCTGAATCACCCAGGGTTCGCGGAATGTCGCTGCGAAGAAGTCGTAGAGCGAACCGTAGTTGAGATCGTCCTGCGTGATGCGGAACACAGCCGCACCGCCATGGCCGAACAGCGGCTTCATGACGATGTCCCGGTGTTCGGCACGAAAGGCATCGATTGCGTTGCGGTCGCGCGTGATCAGGGTTGGCGGCATCAGATCCGCGAATTCGGTGACGAAGAGCTTTTCCGGGGCGTTGCGCACCGAGGCCGGGTCGTTGACCACGAGGGTCTTGGGGTGAACCTTTTCCAGCATGTGGGTTGCCGCCACATAGGCCATGTCGAAAGGCGGGTCCTGACGCATCAGGATGACATCCACCTCAAGAAGGTCGGTGACTGCCTTTTCCCCCAACTCGAAGTGGCGGCCAGCCTCGTCGCGCACCCGCACCGGCTCGAGGGCCGCGGTGACGCGGTCGCCGGTCATTGCCAGCCTGTCCGGCGTATAGTGATAGAGCGTGTGACCGCGCGCCTGTGCCTCCAGCATCAGCGCGAAGGCGCTGTCGCCGGCGATGTTGATCGAGGAGATATGGTCCATCTGGACCGCGATCTTGAGCGGTGTCGTCGAGGGCATGGGAGACTCCGGCGCCGGAAGCGGCAAAGGAAAGAGGGTTGCCGCAGCATATGCGGGCACGGGGGGGCTTTGTCCAGACGTGCGCGCCCGGACGAAGGGTTATCTCTCCACAGCGGTGAAGGCGTCGGCGATGTGGATCGGCCAGCGGCGCGGCACCACCAGCACCGCGTCGAACCGCAGGGTGGCCGCATCCGTGTCCTCGCGCCCGGCCTGCCAGACGCGTGCGGCGGCAGCGATCCGCCGTTGCCCCTGTGCGGTGATGGCCGCCAGAGCCGCCTCGCGGGTGGCGCGGGCCTTGACCTCGACGAAGGCGATGGTGTCGCCCTTGCGGGCAATGATGTCGATCTCGCCGTTGCCCGCCTTGTAGCGGCGCGCCAGGAGCTTCCAGCCCTTCAGGCGCAGCGCGACGGCGGCCAGCGTTTCGGCGCGCAGACCCCACCGATAGGCGGAGCGGCGCTTGGCGTTGCGGGGCGGCGCGCCGGTCATTGCGCCCGGCTCCGCCTAGAGGCTCGGCTGGAAGGTTGCAGCGAGAATGACGGCGAAGACCGTCACCAGAAAGCCGCCGACGGCCAGTTTCCAGGCATCCTTACGCCGTTTCAGGCCGGGCCAGCCGAGCGGCTTGATCACCTGGATCGTTGCCACCAGCGCAAAAAACACCATGATGATCTTGGTCATTCGTCCCCCCGGCGCATGGCCGTCATTGCGCCTTCAGTTCCATTGCGCGTTTGTAGAGCGTCTTACGGTCGACGCCGGTCATCTGCGCGACGTGTTTCGCCGCCGCCGCCGCCTTCATGTCGTTGAGCGCTTCCGTGAGCAGCGCGTCCGCGTCTTCCGGGTCCGCTTCGGTCATCACGCCCGGAGGCGCGATGCAGACAACGATCTCGCCCTTGACCGTGGCGTCCGCGTAGCGTTCGGCAAGCTCGGCGAGTGTCCCGCGTTCGAAGGTTTCAAAGCGTTTCGTGAGCTCCCGCGCGACGACCGCTTCGCGGTCCGCCCCCAGAACGTCGGCCATGTCGGCAAGGGACGATGCAAGACGTCGCGGGCTTTCGAAGATCACAAGCGTTGCCGGCAGACGGGCCAGTTCGCCGAGCCGGGTGCGGCGCTGGCCGCCCTTGTGCGGTAGAAAACCGGAAAAGCAGATCGTATCGGACGGCAATCCGGCGCCGACCAGAGCGGCAAGGGGCGCGCTCGCGCCGGGGATCGGGACGACGCGATGCCCCGCTTCGACCACGTCGCGCACCAGTCGGTAGCCCGGATCGGAAATCAACGGCGTGCCGGCATCGGAGACAAGCGCCACGCTGCCGCCGTTTTCCAGCGTCGCAAGCAGGCGCGGACGCACGCGCGCCGCGTTGTGCTCGTGATAGGCGGTCAGCGCCGTGCGCAGGCCGAACCGCTGCATCAAGGTGGCGGTGACGCGGGTGTCCTCGCAGGCGATGAGGTCGCAGGCGGCGAGGGTCTCCAGCGCGCGCACGGTGATGTCGCCGAGGTTCCCGATCGGGGTCGAGACGATATAAAGCGCGGACTGGGGCTTTGCAGCCTGGAATGCCTGCCGGCCGATGTGAAAACCGCCCTCGCCGCGTGGTGCTTCGGCAAGCTGCGGTTCGGCGTCGCCATCCGTTGGCGGGCTGGGTGCGTTGGAAGAAGTCATGGTCGGATCGTTTTGACAGGAAACACCGGACACGCCAAGCTTGGCTTGAGAATTTGCAGCCGCGGGGACAGGCTGGTAAGCATCTTTTCCCGTATGGCCGGTGCCTGCGGGACTGGTACTGCGGATATCGGGGAGATCTGGCGCAGTGTTTCGTATCATTCGCGACGTCGAACACGGGGTGCGCAAGGCAGCGCTTGGTGCGGCGCTGGCCGCGGGAACCCTGCTGGCAAGCTGCACGGGATCGGGGCTTGGCGACTATCCGGGCTATCCGTCGACGCCCGGCGGACAGCCGGCAACGAGCGGTCAGACCGTCGGCACGGGCTCCGTGCGCGTCGGCATGTTGCTGCCGGTCAGCGGCGGCGGCAGTGCGACGTCAATCGCCACGGTGTTCCGCAATACCGCCGAACTCGCGCTTCAGGACTTTCAGGGCGCCGACATTCAGATCCTGATCAAGGACACAGGCGGAACGGCCCAGGGCGGACGCCAGGCTGCGCAGGCGGCCATCCAGGAAGGGGCCGAATTGATCATTGGTCCGGTCTTCGCTCCGGCAGTGGGTGGTGCGGCGTCCGTGGCACGTTCGTCGGGTGTTCCGGTCGTCGCCTTTTCAAGTGACGAATCCGTCGCTTCGCGCGGCGTCTACCTGCTGAGTTTCCTGCCGCGCAGCGACGTCACCCGCATCGTTTCCTATGCCGCACGCCAGGGAAAGCGCTCCTTCGCGGCCCTGTTGCCGGACGATACCTATGGCGCGGTGGTGGAAGCCGCATTCCGTCAGGAAGTGGGCCGTGCTGGCGCGCGCATCGTTTCCATCGAGCGCTACAAGGTGCAAGGCAACGACACGTCGGACATTGCGGCGAAGGCCGCGCGCATTGCCGCCAACGCCAGCCAGATTGATGCCGTTTTCGTTCCCGCAGGCAATGTCGCGCCATTCGTCGCGCAGGCGCTGTCGTCTGGCGGCGTCAACCTCGCATCGACCAAGATCCTCGGCAGCGGACAGTGGGACACGCAGCAGGTGCTCAACGCCGCGCCGCTGACGGGCGCCTGGTATCCCGGGCCTGACGGGACCGGTTTCCAGGCCTTCGCCGAGCGCTACCAGAGCGCCTACGGCAGCCGCCCGCCGCGCAATGCCTCGCTTGCCTATGACGCGACGATCCTGGCGGCCGGCCTTGTCCGCTCCGCCGGTGCGGCGCGTTTCTCCGAGCGGGTGCTGACCAACCGCGACGGTTTCCTCGGCATCGACGGCGTGTTCCGCTTCGATCGGCAGGGCACCAACGAACGCGGTTTGGCAATCTATGAGGTCACCGGTTCCGGCTCGCGCATCATCGCGCCCGCGCCCCGGTCCTTCGGCGCTGGCGGGTGAGGCACGCCGAAGCGCGGGCTTCGTATTCCGACCGCGGCATGTCGCCGCCGACATCGATCCCGGAGATCCCAAGGTGAGCCTTGCAGACAGCCGTATCCTTCTGATCGTCGGCGGCGGGATCGCCGCTTACAAGAGTCTCGATTTCATTCGGCGTCTGCGCGAACGGGGCGCCCGGGTGCGGGCCGTGATGACCGAGGGCGCGCGCCAGTTCATCACGCCCATGTCGGTCGGGGCCCTGACCGGCGACAAGGTGTTTTGCGATCTCTTCGACCGTGAGGACGAACATGACGTCGGCCACATCCGCCTGTCGCGCGAGGCCGATCTTGTGATCGTCGCGCCGGCGACGGCCGACCTGATGGCCAAGATGGCGACAGGGTTTGCGGGAGATCTGGCGACGGCGGTGCTCCTGGCCTGCGACAAGCCGGTGCTTCTCGCGCCGGCCATGAACCCGGCGATGTGGGCGCATCCCGCCACCCGGCGCAACCGCGAGACCCTGGCAGCCGACGGCATCCGCTTCGTCGGCCCGGGGGTCGGGGAGATGGCCGAAAGCGGCGAAGCCGGCGTCGGACGCATGGCCGAGCCGCTCGACATCGTGGCGGCGGCGGAGCGTGTGCTGCGCGGGGACGCGGATGTCTCGCCGGCGGACGGGCCGCTCGCGGGTCGCCATGTTCTGATCACCGCCGGGCCGACCCATGAGCCGATCGATCCCGTGCGCTACATCGCCAATCGCTCGTCGGGCAAGCAGGGATATGCCATTGCCGCTGAAATGGCGCGCGCGGGTGCGCGCGTTACGCTGGTGAGCGGACCTGTCACGCTTGCGGATCCGGCAGGCGTGACCGTGGTGCACGTGGAGACCGCCCGCGAAATGCTGGCGGCGGTCGATGCCGCGCTGCCCGCCGATATCGGCGTAATGGCGGCGGCGGTCGCCGACTGGCGCGCGGCGACGGCCCAAGCCGGCAAGATCAAGAAGAATGGAAGCGGTGAGGTTCCACCGCTCGTGCTTGCAGAAAACCCGGATATTCTGGCAAGCGTCGGTCATCATCAGACCCTGCGCCCGCGCCTTGTTGTGGGCTTTGCCGCCGAAACCAATGACGTCGTTGAAAACGCCTGCGCCAAGCTGGCCCGCAAGGGGGCGGATCTGATCGTCGCCAATGACGTTTCTCCCGAGCATGGCGTGATGGGCGGGGACGCCAACACCGTCTATCTGGTCTCGCGGGACGGTGTGACGGACTGGCCGACGCTTCCCAAGGAGGAGGTCGCGCGGCGTCTCGTCGCCGACGTCGCACGGAGGCTTGGTTCCCTGTCGGGAGGAACGACATGACGCTGTCTCTCCGGCTGCGCCGCTTGCCGCACGGGCAGGGCCTGCCCCTTCCCGCATATCAGAGCGCAGCGGCAGCCGGCATGGATCTTCTGGCCGCAAATCACGAACCGATTGTGCTGCAGCCGGGTGCCCGCGCGCTTGTCCCGACGGGCATCGCCATTGCGTTGCCGGAGGGAACGGAGGCTCAGGTGCGCCCGCGCTCGGGACTTGCCGCCCGCAACGGTGTGACCGTTCTTAATACTCCCGGTACGATCGACGCCGATTATCGCGGCGAGATCAAGGTGATTCTTATCAACCTCGGTGACGAGTCCTTTGCGATCGAGCGCGGCAGCCGCATCGCCCAGATGGTGGTGGCGCCCGTCGCACGTGCCGAGCTTGTCGAGGTCGCCGATCTCGATCAAACGGCCCGTGGCGCAGGCGGGTTCGGCTCGACAGGTCCGCGCTAGCGCGGCACGGGATTCGGCGGTGCCCGCGCGGCGGTCGGGCAAATCATTGCCTTGCATGCCGGCCATATCGAAATCACGTTCGGTGAAGAGGCTTTTCGGGAGAACCGCATTCCTCGCCTCGCCCCGGACGAATGCCTAAGTTCGTCGACACAAACGAAGCGTCGCGCCGCTTGCGCAGCGAGAGATCTGGGAGCCTGACATGAGCGATCGCACCCCCGGCCGTGGCCGGATCTATGCCTCGATCACCGAAACCATCGGCGACACGCCGCTCGTGCGGCTGGACCGGCTGGCGGAGGATGCCGGCGTGAAGGCCGAAATCCTGGCGAAGCTCGAGTTCTTTAACCCGATTTCGAGCGTCAAGGACCGCATCGGCGTTGCCATGATCGAGGCGCTGGAAGCGCGCGGCACCATTGCGCCGGGCAAGACGACACTGGTCGAGCCCACCTCGGGCAACACCGGCATCGCGCTTGCCTTCGTCGCCGCCGCCAAGGGCTATCGCCTCATTCTGGTGATGCCGGAGACAATGTCCATCGAACGGCGCAAGATGCTCAAGCTTCTTGGCGCCGAGCTGGAATTGACCGAAGGACCGAAGGGCATGAAGGGCGCGATCGCGCGCGCCGAGGAGCTTGTGTCGGAGATCGACGGCGCGGTGATGCCGCAGCAGTTCGACAATCCGGCCAATCCGGAAATCCACCGTAAGACGACCGCAGAGGAGATCTGGAACGACACGGGCGGCAAGATCGATGCCTTTGTTTCCGGCATCGGCACCGGGGGAACGATCACCGGCGTGAGCGAGGTGCTGAAGGCCCGCAAGCCCGACATTCATGTCGTTGCGGTAGAGCCGACCGACAGCCCGATTCTGTCCGGCGGCGACCCCGGTCCGCACAAGATCCAGGGCATCGGAGCCGGGTTCGTTCCGAGCGTCCTGAACACAGAAGTTTATGACGAGGTGGTCCAGGTCAGCAACGACGAAGCCTTCGAGATGGCGCGCAAGGCCGCGCTGATCGAAGGTCTGCCGGTCGGGATTTCATCCGGCGCGGCCATTGCAGCCGCCCTCAAGGTGGGCGCGCGCGGCGAAATGGCCGGAAAACGCATCGTCGTGATCATCCCCTCCTTCGCAGAGCGTTATCTGTCGACGGCGCTGTTCGACGGGCTTGAGTGAGGGATCGATACGACTGCCACGGCTTTCGAATTCGGTTGAGACTTGGAACGGCGGGATCGCGGATCCCGCCGTTTTTGCGCCGGTGCCTTGCTGTCTCAGGGCCGCGCGCCGATGAGGCGGTCGATGGGGGCATAGTCGTCCGTAAGGACCGGGGGATCGAGCGCCTCCACAAGGCCGGCAACGCGTGGCGGCGGAATGCGCCCGATGATGCGGCTCGGTACGCCCGGTACGGTCGCGGCGAGGACCATGCGCCCGGTCGGTGACGGCGCGGTGCCGGCCATCAGCACAAAGGTCGTGCGCCCGCCAGCGGCGAAATCCTCCGCCTCCACCCAGACCTCCACGACCGGAAAGACCTTTTTCAGCGTGCGAACGCCGGCGGCCAACGCCCGCAGGCTGTCGGTGTGGTCGATGAGGTTCATCAGGTAAAATCCGTCCGGCGCCAGACTGTCC of Stappia sp. ES.058 contains these proteins:
- a CDS encoding PAS domain-containing sensor histidine kinase, with the translated sequence MSPQSLNRKAPSERHRQSVGAHQPHTHDDAPGHAEPTVPTGRALRRAITLTIATAGFLAGAAAVMWIVPEAARQVVAGTVLALAGMGLAAVALVQARMQAQTNGLSARIARLSAENEALRDEIWHLKESDARHRDVLDTLGDVVTRWREGGEVVYANDAALKLFPDERIDALHAQAGDHGPAGYADIRIESASGPRWFSRRDVAVRDGRSGEPLIQTILRDVTDRRQIEDALVAARNQAETASASKSRFLATVSHEIRTPLNGILGMAGLLRDTRLTAEQRSYVDAVRSSGEILLLLISEVLDMSKIEAGRLDLAPAPTDIALLAESVVELLSPRAQAKGLEIACFVAPELPGKLVVDAVRLRQILFNLAGNGLKFTETGGVEIALECKSDPLGETAPKLAINVRDTGIGFSADEAERLFEEFEQIDHGPARRFDGAGLGLSISRRLARLMGGEITATAAQGAGACFQVILPLVQVPQGTEPVKTHVFDAKNALAGKTAVLVSRSRVEGPLIARRLEAEGATALLVSAGDDDSDRALADADLILLDPLAVSDAGAWLAGARAAGVTAPAIVLITPAERERLPRLRAAGFGAYLIRPIRSSTLVQVAHAVLERGDTQAAWDLLGDDRSKDRESSGEALASRPLRLLVADDNDINRMLTEALVRKLGHEPVVVSDGAEALDAVRCQAGFDMLLMDLHMPGVDGLTAIRRFRDLERQARRAHVTVLAVTADVTPEAEEAALAAGADAVLTKPIDPELLARHLRAVGTGIA
- a CDS encoding YifB family Mg chelatase-like AAA ATPase; the encoded protein is MVSRVATVAFQGIEAKPVDVQVQIGPGQVAFTIVGLPDKAVGESRERVRSALLASGLALPAKRVTVNLAPADLPKEGSHFDLPIALALMAAMGAVPAADLDGYMVLGELALDGTISAVAGVLPAAIAANTADKGLICPAPCGPEAAWADEAMDILAPASLIQLANHFKGTQMLSRPIPKLRADPAALPDLSEVRGQETAKRALEISAAGGHNLLMIGPPGAGKSMLASRLPSILPPLSPRELLEVSMIASIAGELSDGRLSERRPYRAPHHSASMAALVGGGLRARPGEVSLAHNGVLFLDELPEFQPQVLDGLRQPLESGESVIVRANHRTTYPSRVQLIAAMNPCRCGHAGEPGHVCKRGARCASEYQGRLSGPLLDRLDLRIDVPALSAVDLIRPDNAESSAAVAARVLAARQIQGERYLRLGSPARTNAQAGPRLIEEVAKPDRAGLELLQGAAETLRLSARGYHRVLKVARTLADLDGQEAVGRLHLAEALSYRGAALDRQAA
- the gshB gene encoding glutathione synthase; translation: MPSTTPLKIAVQMDHISSINIAGDSAFALMLEAQARGHTLYHYTPDRLAMTGDRVTAALEPVRVRDEAGRHFELGEKAVTDLLEVDVILMRQDPPFDMAYVAATHMLEKVHPKTLVVNDPASVRNAPEKLFVTEFADLMPPTLITRDRNAIDAFRAEHRDIVMKPLFGHGGAAVFRITQDDLNYGSLYDFFAATFREPWVIQRFLPNVDKGDKRILLVNGQFAGAVNRVPQAGDLRSNMVRGGAAREADLTEREREICARLGPSLREKGLILVGIDVIDGSLTEINVTAPTGIRAVAKLGGPDVAAILWDNVEAKCATVA
- a CDS encoding YraN family protein, with amino-acid sequence MTGAPPRNAKRRSAYRWGLRAETLAAVALRLKGWKLLARRYKAGNGEIDIIARKGDTIAFVEVKARATREAALAAITAQGQRRIAAAARVWQAGREDTDAATLRFDAVLVVPRRWPIHIADAFTAVER
- the rsmI gene encoding 16S rRNA (cytidine(1402)-2'-O)-methyltransferase; this translates as MTSSNAPSPPTDGDAEPQLAEAPRGEGGFHIGRQAFQAAKPQSALYIVSTPIGNLGDITVRALETLAACDLIACEDTRVTATLMQRFGLRTALTAYHEHNAARVRPRLLATLENGGSVALVSDAGTPLISDPGYRLVRDVVEAGHRVVPIPGASAPLAALVGAGLPSDTICFSGFLPHKGGQRRTRLGELARLPATLVIFESPRRLASSLADMADVLGADREAVVARELTKRFETFERGTLAELAERYADATVKGEIVVCIAPPGVMTEADPEDADALLTEALNDMKAAAAAKHVAQMTGVDRKTLYKRAMELKAQ
- a CDS encoding penicillin-binding protein activator; translated protein: MFRIIRDVEHGVRKAALGAALAAGTLLASCTGSGLGDYPGYPSTPGGQPATSGQTVGTGSVRVGMLLPVSGGGSATSIATVFRNTAELALQDFQGADIQILIKDTGGTAQGGRQAAQAAIQEGAELIIGPVFAPAVGGAASVARSSGVPVVAFSSDESVASRGVYLLSFLPRSDVTRIVSYAARQGKRSFAALLPDDTYGAVVEAAFRQEVGRAGARIVSIERYKVQGNDTSDIAAKAARIAANASQIDAVFVPAGNVAPFVAQALSSGGVNLASTKILGSGQWDTQQVLNAAPLTGAWYPGPDGTGFQAFAERYQSAYGSRPPRNASLAYDATILAAGLVRSAGAARFSERVLTNRDGFLGIDGVFRFDRQGTNERGLAIYEVTGSGSRIIAPAPRSFGAGG
- the coaBC gene encoding bifunctional phosphopantothenoylcysteine decarboxylase/phosphopantothenate--cysteine ligase CoaBC, with the protein product MSLADSRILLIVGGGIAAYKSLDFIRRLRERGARVRAVMTEGARQFITPMSVGALTGDKVFCDLFDREDEHDVGHIRLSREADLVIVAPATADLMAKMATGFAGDLATAVLLACDKPVLLAPAMNPAMWAHPATRRNRETLAADGIRFVGPGVGEMAESGEAGVGRMAEPLDIVAAAERVLRGDADVSPADGPLAGRHVLITAGPTHEPIDPVRYIANRSSGKQGYAIAAEMARAGARVTLVSGPVTLADPAGVTVVHVETAREMLAAVDAALPADIGVMAAAVADWRAATAQAGKIKKNGSGEVPPLVLAENPDILASVGHHQTLRPRLVVGFAAETNDVVENACAKLARKGADLIVANDVSPEHGVMGGDANTVYLVSRDGVTDWPTLPKEEVARRLVADVARRLGSLSGGTT
- the dut gene encoding dUTP diphosphatase, coding for MTLSLRLRRLPHGQGLPLPAYQSAAAAGMDLLAANHEPIVLQPGARALVPTGIAIALPEGTEAQVRPRSGLAARNGVTVLNTPGTIDADYRGEIKVILINLGDESFAIERGSRIAQMVVAPVARAELVEVADLDQTARGAGGFGSTGPR
- the cysK gene encoding cysteine synthase A: MSDRTPGRGRIYASITETIGDTPLVRLDRLAEDAGVKAEILAKLEFFNPISSVKDRIGVAMIEALEARGTIAPGKTTLVEPTSGNTGIALAFVAAAKGYRLILVMPETMSIERRKMLKLLGAELELTEGPKGMKGAIARAEELVSEIDGAVMPQQFDNPANPEIHRKTTAEEIWNDTGGKIDAFVSGIGTGGTITGVSEVLKARKPDIHVVAVEPTDSPILSGGDPGPHKIQGIGAGFVPSVLNTEVYDEVVQVSNDEAFEMARKAALIEGLPVGISSGAAIAAALKVGARGEMAGKRIVVIIPSFAERYLSTALFDGLE